A stretch of DNA from Terriglobia bacterium:
GATAGTTCATCGCCTGGAAGGCGTTGAGGAGGATGTTGAAGAAGACCTGCTCCATCTGCTGCGCATCCAGGAGGATCCGCGGCATCGGCTCGGCGTAGCGCCGCTCCACCACGACGCCGCGCGCCTGGGCGTCCCCGAGCAGGACCGACAGGACGTGGTCGACCGCGCCATGGAGGTCCGCGGGCTCGAGGCGCGTCGCGGGCGGACGCGAGAACAGGAGCAGGTCGCGGAGCGTGCGGTCGAGCCGGTCGATCTGCCGGTGGACTTCGACGGAAAGCTCGTGCCTCGGGTCATCGCTCGGGACCAGCTCGGAGATGATCTCGCAGGCCCCACGGATCCCCGCCAGGGGGTTCTTGATCTCGTGCGCCACCGATGCGGCCAGCTCGCCCACCGCCGCGAGCCGCTCCGCATCGACGAGCTTCGCCTCCATCTCCTTGATCCTCGAGACGTCGCGGACGATCCCGGTGCTCCCCAGGTATTCCCCCGCGGCGTCGACGATCGGCCACCGGGTGATCCGGACCGCGATACGGCGACCGTCCCTGTGGAGATGCTCCACCTCGTGGTCGCGGACTGCGCGGCCCGATCGGACGATCGATTCGGTGCGGTCGAAGTCCTCCTGGGCCTCGGGCCCGGGAGGGTGCAGGACCCGGCCGCTCCGCCCCACGATCTCGTCCGCGGTCCACCCGTAGATGCTCTCCGCGGCCCGGTTCCACGAGGTGACGCGCGCATCGGGATCGATGGTCACGATCGCCTCCGCGGAACTCGAGATGAGCCGCGACAGGAAGTCCCGTGTGGATTCGAGCGCCTCGTTGTGCGCCCTGAGCTTGGCCTCGTAGTCCCGCCGGTGCCGAAACGCGAGATAGGCGATCAACGAGGCCATCGCGAGGCTGATCGCGGAGGCGCGGATGACCGAATAGGCGTCGTAGCCGAAGGGGGACAGCCTCGCGCGGATCGGCGGGTCGAGCCACCGCGCGGCCGCGACGAGCGCCGCCATCGTGACGGGCGGCAGGACGATGAAGTGCCACAGCCGCACGCCGTGGCGGAAGAGGAATCCGCCGCCCCGCACTTCGGTCGCGAGGTCCCCTTCTGCGCCTTGTGCTTCCGTATCGTTCAGCTCCGGCTCCGGGCTCAGCGA
This window harbors:
- a CDS encoding PAS domain S-box protein, coding for MRGGGFLFRHGVRLWHFIVLPPVTMAALVAAARWLDPPIRARLSPFGYDAYSVIRASAISLAMASLIAYLAFRHRRDYEAKLRAHNEALESTRDFLSRLISSSAEAIVTIDPDARVTSWNRAAESIYGWTADEIVGRSGRVLHPPGPEAQEDFDRTESIVRSGRAVRDHEVEHLHRDGRRIAVRITRWPIVDAAGEYLGSTGIVRDVSRIKEMEAKLVDAERLAAVGELAASVAHEIKNPLAGIRGACEIISELVPSDDPRHELSVEVHRQIDRLDRTLRDLLLFSRPPATRLEPADLHGAVDHVLSVLLGDAQARGVVVERRYAEPMPRILLDAQQMEQVFFNILLNAFQAMNYRGTATITTEADDGQVRVRIRDTGPGIPPENADKIFKPFFTTRSKGTGLGLAIVRNIVNAHGGSITAGNLPEGGAEIVVALPRNA